In Nicotiana tabacum cultivar K326 chromosome 11, ASM71507v2, whole genome shotgun sequence, a single window of DNA contains:
- the LOC107783497 gene encoding LOW QUALITY PROTEIN: 26S proteasome non-ATPase regulatory subunit 1 homolog A (The sequence of the model RefSeq protein was modified relative to this genomic sequence to represent the inferred CDS: substituted 1 base at 1 genomic stop codon) — protein MATAATMTVSSAGGLLAMLNESHPQLKLHALSNLNAFVDYFWPEISASVPVIESLYEDEEYDQRQLAALVASKVFYHLGGHNDSLSYALGAGPLFDVTEDSDYVHTILAKALDEYASHKTKAAESNDEAVKVDPRLEAIVVRMLDKCIEEKKYQQAIGMAIECRRLDKVVKAIKESGNVDATLSYCSNISHNFVSRREYRSEVLDLLVKEYEKPKSSPNYLSMCQWLMFLDKPERVASILEKLLRSKNNNDALLAFQIAFDLVENEHQAFLLNVRDQLSSPQLQPPSEPALIPAESDTAQTGDAIAAEDVAVSDENQPSMPIASSADPNEAIYAERLEKIKGILSGETSIKLTLQFLYSHNKSDLLILKTIKQSVEMRNSVCHSATIYANALMHAGTTVDTFLRENLDWLSRATNWAKFSATAGLGVIHCGHLQQGRSLMAPYLPQGGAGRGGSPYSEGGALYALGLIHANHGEGIKQFLRDSLRSTDVEVIQHGACLGLGLAALGTADEDIYDDIKNVLYTDSAIAGEAAGIGMGLLMVGTASEKAGEMLAYAHETQHEKIIRGLALGIALTVYGREEEADTLIEQMTRDQDPILRYGGMYALAXAYRGTANNKAIRQLLHFAVSDVSDDVRRTAVLALGFVMYSNPEQMPRIVSLLSESYNPHVRYGAAMAVGISCAGTGLSEAISLLEPLTSDVVDFVRQGALIAMAMVMVQISEACDSRVGAFRRQLEKIILDKHKDTMSKMGAILASGILDAGGRNVTIKLLSKTKHDKITAVVGLAVFSQFWYWYPLIYFISLAFSPTAFIGLNYDLKTPKFEFVSQAKPSLFEYPKPTTVATTTSAVKLPTAVLSTSARAKARASKKEAEKASAERASGVESSSAATSSTSPSMQVDTPAENLKVPEPLFEILTNPARVVPAQEKYIKFSETSRYLPIKASPSGFVLLKDLRPDEPKVFALTDTPSLAAFSTSGSAGQQGSASAMAVDEEPQPPQPFEYTS, from the exons ATGGCGACAGCAGCCACAATGACGGTGAGCTCTGCCGGCGGTTTACTCGCAATGCTGAATGAAAGTCACCCGCAGTTGAAACTTCACGCGCTCTCTAATCTCAATGCTTTCGTTGATTACTTCTGGCCTGAGATTTCCGCTTCTGTCCCTGTAAT AGAAAGCTTGTACGAGGATGAAGAGTATGACCAAAGACAACTAGCAGCATTAGTTGCTTCAAag GTTTTCTATCATTTGGGTGGACATAATGACTCATTATCCTATGCCCTTGGAGCTGGCCCTCTTTTTGATGTTACTGAGGACTCTGACTATGTTCATACCATTCTTG CTAAAGCACTGGATGAATATGCAAGTCATAAGACTAAGGCAGCTGAGTCAAATGATGAAGCTGTAAAGGTGGATCCTAGGTTGGAGGCTATCGTTGTGAGGATGCTTGATAA GTGTATAGAGGAGaaaaaatatcaacaagccaTTGGCATGGCTATTGAATGCAGAAGGCTGGATAAGGTTGTTAAAGCAATTAAAGAGAGTGGTAATGTTGATGCAACTCTATCATATTGCAGTAATATCTCCCATAACTTCGTCAGTCGCAGAGAATATCGGAGTGAG GTGCTTGATCTTCTTGTTAAAGAATATGAGAAGCCAAAATCATCTCCAAACTATTTGAGCATGTGTCAGTGGCTTATGTTTTTGGATAAACCAGAGCGCGTAGCAAGCATATTAGAGAAGCTTTTACGTTCAAAAAATAACAATGATGCTCTACTGGCATTTCAAATAGCTTTTGACCTAGTAGAGAATGAGCACCAAGCTTTTCTTTTGAATGTAAGAGACCAACTTTCCAGTCCACAACTACAACCACCTTCAGAACCTGCACTCATACCTGCTGAGTCTGATACTGCACAAACTGGAGATGCTATTGCTGCAGAGGATGTTGCAGTGAGCGATGAAAATCAGCCTTCTATGCCGATTGCTTCTAGTGCAGATCCAAACGAAGCAATATATGCAGAGAGGCTGGAAAAGATCAAAGGGATTTTATCTGGAGAGACTTCAATAAAGTTGACCTTGCAATTTTTATACAGCCATAACAA GTCAGATCTCCTTATTCTCAAGACAATAAAGCAGTCTGTTGAGATGAGAAACAGTGTGTGTCACAGTGCAACGATATATGCAAATGCACTTATGCATGCTGGAACAACTGTAGATACATTCCTTAGGGAGAACTTG GACTGGCTAAGCAGGGCAACAAATTGGGCCAAATTTAGTGCAACAGCTGGATTAGGTGTTATTCACTGTGGCCACTTGCAGCAAGGAAGATCACTTATGGCCCCTTACTTGCCGCAGGGTGGGGCTGGGAGAGGTGGCAGTCCATATTCGGAAGGTGGTGCATTGTATGCTCTTGGTTTAATTCATGCAAATCATGGGGAGGGCATCAAGCAATTTCTTCGTGATAGTCTACGGAGTACCGACGTGGAG GTTATTCAGCATGGTGCCTGCTTAGGGCTTGGGTTGGCAGCTTTAGGAACTGCTGATGAGGACATTTATGACGACATTAAGAATGTGCTATATACTGACAGTGCCATTGCTGGAGAAGCAGCTGGTATTGGTATGGGTTTATTAATGGTTGGAACTGCAAGTGAGAAGGCAGGTGAGATGCTTGCTTATGCTCATGAGACGCAACACGAGAAGATAATCAG GGGTTTGGCATTGGGGATAGCCCTCACAGTCTATGgaagagaagaagaagcagatacACTGATCGAGCAGATGACCAGGGATCAAGACCCTATATTGCGTTATGGTGGCATGTATGCTCTGGCATAAGCATACAGGGGAACAGCAAATAATAAGGCTATCCGTCAGTTGCTACATTTTGCTGTATCAGATGTGAGTGATGACGTCAGGCGGACTGCAGTCTTAGCGCTTGGATTTGTTATGTATTCTAATCCAGAGCAG ATGCCTCGTATTGTCTCATTGTTATCTGAGTCTTACAATCCACACGTGCGCTATGGTGCGGCTATGGCAGTTGGCATTTCATGTGCTGGTACTGGTCTGAGTGAGGCAATCTCATTGTTGGAGCCTTTGACATCAGATGTAGTTGATTTTGTACGTCAAGGCGCTCTCATAGCCATGGCCATGGTGATGGTCCAAATAAGTGAAGCTTGTGATTCCCGTGTTGGTGCCTTTAG GCGGCAACTAGAGAAAATTATCCTTGATAAGCATAAAGATACCATGAGTAAGATGGGTGCAATCTTGGCCTCTGGAATTCTTGATGCTGGTGGAAGGAATGTGACAATAAAGTTACTTTCGAAAACAAAACATGATAAAATTACTGCAGTTGTTGGACTAGCTGTTTTTAGTCAGTTTTGGTATTGGTATCCGCTTATATATTTCATTAGCTTGGCATTCTCACCCACAGCTTTCATTGGGCTGAATTATGACCTAAAAACGCCAAAATTTGAGTTTGTATCACAAGCTAAGCCGTCGTTATTTGAGTATCCTAAGCCAACTACTGTAGCCACGACAACTTCTGCGGTCAAACTTCCTACTGCTGTTTTATCAACTTCAGCGAGGGCCAAGGCCAGGGCTAGCAAGAAAGAGGCAGAGAAAGCTAGTGCCGAGAGAGCATCTGGTGTGGAGTCATCTTCTGCTGCCACAAGTTCTACTTCTCCGTCTATGCAG GTGGATACCCCTGCAGAGAATTTGAAAGTACCAGAGCCATTATTTGAGATTTTGACAAATCCCGCTAGGGTAGTTCCTGCTCAGGAGAAGTACATAAAATTTTCAGAAACAAGCAGATATTTGCCAATCAAAGCATCACCTTCTGGCTTTGTGCTTCTGAAAGATCTACGTCCCGATGAACCCAAAGTATTTGCTCTTACCGATACACCCTCATTAGCTGCATTCAGTACCAGTGGATCAGCTGGACAACAGGGCTCAGCCTCAGCGATGGCTGTTGACGAGGAGCCTCAGCCACCGCAGCCATTTGAATACACGTCGTGA
- the LOC107783496 gene encoding transcription factor FAMA, whose product MEKRENSQASLPTTFQMVGETSHVANNTNQMVDYLLNSHSVQQQQQQQQHESSLGFCPSGTSLDKLSFADVMQFADFGPKLALNQAKVSEEDAGIDPVYFLKFPVLNEKSLQDDDQETLMVPQKEEKFKVVDEKANTSMQLPYVGENIERSPGNEGKSNKRKRPRVKTTEEVESQRMTHIAVERNRRKQMNEHLRVLRSLMPGSYVQRGDQASIIGGAIEFVRELEQLLQCLESQKRRRIYGDNGPRPLGDNSSIQNPNTPQQPIIFPLPNDYIEAGIQEETAESKSCLADVEVKLLGFDAMIKILSRRRPGQLIKTIAALEDMQLNILHTNITTIEQTVLYSFNVKISGETRYTADDIANSIQQIFSFIHANSPI is encoded by the exons ATGGAGAAAAGAGAAAACAGCCAG GCTTCTTTACCTACAACTTTTCAAATGGTTGGTGAAACTTCTCATGTAGCAAATAATACAAATCAAATGGTTGATTATTTGCTTAATTCGCATtctgtacaacaacaacaacaacaacaacaacacgagAGTTCATTAGGGTTTTGTCCCTCTGGTACTTCTCTTGACAAGTTGAGCTTCGCGGATGTGATGCAATTTGCAGATTTTGGACCAAAATTAGCCTTAAATCAAGCCAAGGTATCAGAGGAAGATGCGGGGATTGATCCTGTTTACTTCCTTAAATTCCCAGTTTTAAACGAAAAGTCGTTGCAAGATGATGATCAAGAAACCCTAATGGTACCACAAAAAGAAGAGAAATTTAAAGTTGTAGATGAAAAGGCTAATACATCAATGCAATTACCATATGTTGGTGAAAATATTGAAAGAAGTCCAGGGAATGAAGGCAAAAGCAATAAGAGAAAGAGACCAAGAGTAAAGACTACTGAAGAAGTTGAAAGCCAAAGAATGACACATATTGCTGTGGAAAGGAATAGAAGAAAGCAAATGAATGAACATCTTCGAGTTTTGAGGTCTCTCATGCCAGGCTCCTATGTTCAAAGG GGAGATCAAGCATCAATTATTGGTGGAGCAATTGAGTTTGTGAGAGAGTTAGAACAACTCTTACAATGTCTTGAGTCACAAAAAAGGAGAAGAATCTATGGAGATAATGGTCCAAGACCATTAGGAGATAATTCATCAATTCAAAACCCTAATACTCCTCAACAACCAATAATCTTTCCTCTTCCAAATGATTATATTGAAGCAGGAATTCAAGAAGAAACAGCTGAGAGTAAGTCTTGTTTGGCTGATGTTGAAGTGAAACTTTTAGGGTTTGATGCAATGATCAAGATTCTATCAAGAAGAAGACCTGGCCAACTTATTAAGACTATTGCTGCATTAGAAGATATGCAGCTTAATATTCTTCATACAAATATTACTACTATTGAGCAAACTGTTCTCTACTCATTCAATGTCAAG aTTTCTGGTGAAACAAGGTACACAGCTGATGATATAGCAAACTCAATCCAGCAAATATTCAGTTTCATTCATGCAAATAGCCCCATATGA